The following are encoded in a window of Arvicanthis niloticus isolate mArvNil1 chromosome 1, mArvNil1.pat.X, whole genome shotgun sequence genomic DNA:
- the LOC117696017 gene encoding olfactory receptor 52K1-like — protein MFVSNITATHPVVFLLMGIPGLEHLHIWISIPFCSAYTLAVLGNCTLLFIIRVDAALHEPMYLFLAMLATIDLVLSSTTLPKMLALFWFRDREISFHACLIQMFFLHSFSIMESAVLLAMAFDRYVAICKPLHYTTILTKPLIIKIGLATVTRAVTLVAPLPFLLRRFHYCRGVMIAHCYCEHMAVVRLACGDTRFNNIYGIAGAIFIVVLDLLFVVLSYVFILRAVLQLASKEVRYKAFGTCVSHIGAILAFYTPVVISSVMHRVARRAAPHVHILLANFYLLFPPVVNPIIYGVKTKQIRVRVLGLFLRKDLKCE, from the coding sequence ATGTTCGTTAGTAATATCACCGCAACCCATCCAGTGGTCTTCTTGTTGATGGGTATCCCGGGCCTAGAGCACTTACACATTTGGATCTCCATCCCCTTCTGCTCAGCTTATACCTTGGCTGTGCTTGGCAACTGCACCCTCCTTTTCATCATTCGGGTTGATGCAGCCCTCCATGAGCCCATGTACCTCTTTCTGGCCATGTTGGCAACCATAGATCTGGTCCTTTCTTCTACAACACTGCCCAAAATGCTTGCCCTGTTCTGGTTCAGGGATCGGGAAATCAGTTTCCATGCCTGCCTTATCCAGAtgttctttctccattctttctccATCATGGAGTCAGCAGTGCTGTTGGCCATGGCCTTTGACCGTTATGTCGCCATCTGCAAACCCCTGCACTACACTACGATCCTGACGAAGCCGCTCATCATCAAGATTGGCCTGGCTACTGTGACTCGGGCTGTGACGTTAGTAGCTCCACTCCCTTTTCTGCTCAGACGCTTCCACTATTGTCGAGGTGTGATGATTGCCCACTGCTACTGTGAACACATGGCTGTGGTGAGGCTGGCATGTGGGGACACACGCTTCAATAACATCTATGGCATTGCTGGAGCCATTTTTATTGTGGTGCTGGACCTCCTCTTTGTTGTCTTGTCTTATGTCTTTATCCTTCGTGCTGTTCTCCAGCTTGCCTCTAAGGAGGTTCGCTACAAGGCCTTTGGGACATGTGTGTCTCACATAGGTGCCATCTTAGCCTTCTACACACCTGTAGTCATCTCCTCAGTCATGCATCGTGTAGCTCGCCGGGCTGCTCCTCATGTCCACATACTCCTTGCTAATTTCTATCTGCTCTTTCCACCCGTGGTCAATCCTATCATCTATGGTGTCAAGACCAAGCAGATTCGAGTGCGAGTCTTAGGACTATTCCTCAGAAAGGATTTAAAATGCGAGTGA
- the LOC117718523 gene encoding olfactory receptor 52K1 — protein sequence MSSINVTETHPVAFMLVGIPGLEHLHIWISIPFCFAYILALLGNCTLLFVIQADSALHEPMYLFLAMLATIDLVLSSTTLPKMLAIFWLRSQEISFHACFIQMFFLHSFSIMESAVLLAMAFDRYVAICKPLHYTTILTKPLIIKIGLATVTRAVTLMTPLPFLLRRFHYCRGVMIAHCYCEHMAVVRLACGDTRFNNIYGIAVAMFIVVLDLLFVVLSYVFILRAVLQLASKEARYKAFGTCMSHIGAILSTYTPVVISSVMHRVARRAAPHVHILLAIFYLLFPPMINPIIYGVKTKQIRDHVLSLFRRKDV from the coding sequence ATGTCATCCATCAATGTTACTGAAACCCATCCAGTGGCCTTTATGTTGGTAGGAATACCTGGTTTGGAGCACCTGCATATCTGGATCTCCATCCCTTTCTGCTTTGCCTATATCTTGGCTCTGTTGGGCAACTGTACCCTTCTCTTTGTTATCCAGGCAGACTCAGCCCTCCATGAGCCCATGTACCTCTTTCTGGCCATGTTGGCAACCATAGATCTGGTCCTTTCTTCTACAACACTGCCCAAAATGCTTGCCATTTTTTGGCTCAGAAGCCAAGAGATCAGTTTCCATGCCTGCTTTATTCAGAtgttctttctccattctttctccATCATGGAGTCAGCAGTGCTGTTGGCCATGGCCTTTGACCGTTATGTTGCCATCTGCAAACCCCTGCACTACACCACGATCCTGACCAAACCGCTCATCATCAAGATTGGCCTGGCTACTGTGACTCGGGCTGTGACATTAATGACTCCACTCCCCTTTCTGCTCAGACGCTTCCACTATTGTCGAGGTGTGATGATTGCCCACTGCTACTGTGAACACATGGCTGTGGTGAGGCTGGCATGTGGGGACACACGCTTCAACAACATCTACGGCATTGCTGTGGCCATGTTTATTGTGGTGCTGGACCTGCTCTTTGTTGTCTTGTCTTATGTCTTCATCCTTCGTGCTGTTCTCCAGCTTGCCTCTAAGGAAGCTCGCTATAAGGCCTTTGGGACATGCATGTCTCACATAGGTGCTATCTTGTCCACCTATACACCTGTAGTCATCTCTTCAGTCATGCATCGTGTAGCTCGCCGGGCTGCTCCTCATGTCCACATACTCCTTGCaattttctatcttctctttccacCTATGATTAATCCCATTATCTATGGTGTCAAGACCAAGCAGATTCGTGATCATGTGCTCAGTCTATTCCGTAGAAAGGATGTGTAg